Proteins encoded together in one Anopheles darlingi chromosome 3, idAnoDarlMG_H_01, whole genome shotgun sequence window:
- the LOC125954632 gene encoding uncharacterized protein LOC125954632: MMKLDSVSSNHGSNGSGSCHKHDLNVLVKNIVKILLTTSKYFHCPFCADEYLFEFTLKHHLLKQHERDLERIVKSPDASIRFCESNICPYCGALFYYIAALPKHIMNSHSRECLLKWQAIEKENSLARKLASEPSIRCVPCSPGLSELFDELNTSGDSQRGGARTGNVMQLTKPSPLLKTALRNVNRITSGGQAALGNGNGSQHSLIDATAAPHTAVTAWSSFGFDSSLPRRAHQTSARRELHFGDPHPHHQPATMSAPGTTGPLIMRQPDFCASGASSPCNESVSSVRKAKFQRKRFNLRSIKPKLNFRKYVMSKFSKKYHCKIVTSTPNNLLDDPSSRDSVRFLAHNQERWNRIHFE; the protein is encoded by the coding sequence ATGATGAAACTGGACTCTGTAAGCAGCAACCACGGTTCGAACGGGTCGGGATCCTGCCACAAGCACGATCTGAATGTGCTGGTAAAGAACATCGTGAAGATCCTGCTGACCACCTCGAAGTACTTTCACTGCCCATTCTGTGCCGATGAGTATCTGTTCGAGTTCACGCTGAAACATCATCTGCTGAAGCAACATGAGCGGGACCTCGAGCGGATCGTCAAATCGCCCGATGCCAGCATCCGGTTCTGTGAGAGCAACATCTGCCCGTACTGTGGCGCCCTGTTCTACTACATCGCGGCCCTGCCCAAGCACATCATGAACAGCCACAGCCGAGAATGTCTGTTAAAGTGGCAAGCGATCGAGAAGGAGAATAGCTTGGCGCGGAAGCTGGCCTCCGAGCCGAGCATTCGTTGCGTTCCCTGTTCGCCCGGACTGAGTGAGCTGTTCGATGAGCTCAATACTAGCGGAGATAGCCAACGCGGCGGTGCACGCACGGGTAACGTAATGCAGCTGACCAAACCATCGCCTCTGCTGAAGACGGCACTGCGGAACGTGAATCGCATTACCAGTGGTGGCCAGGCTGCATTGGGTAATGGTAACGGTTCACAGCACAGTCTGATTGACGCGACAGCCGCACCACATACCGCGGTGACGGCATGGTCAAGTTTTGGATTCGATAGTTCATTGCCCCGACGAGCTCACCAAACGTCCGCTCGGCGCGAGCTTCATTTCGGTGATCCGCATCCACACCATCAACCGGCAACGATGAGTGCTCCGGGCACGACCGGTCCACTGATCATGCGGCAACCCGATTTCTGCGCCAGTGGAGCATCCTCGCCTTGCAATGAGTCTGTTAGTTCCGTCCGGAAAGCCAAATTTCAGCGAAAACGGTTCAATCTGCGTTCGATCAAACCGAAGCTCAACTTCCGCAAGTACGTGATGTCCAAGTTCTCGAAGAAGTACCACTGCAAGATCGTCACAAGCACACCGAACAATCTGCTCGATGATCCGAGTAGCCGGGACTCGGTGCGGTTCCTGGCCCACAATCAGGAGCGCTGGAACCGGATTCACTTCGAATGA
- the LOC125954590 gene encoding uncharacterized protein LOC125954590, with protein MNPDRNSRKYRSGNNLYSDDELELSSSQVLEKVKPDRVTSTKPDEDRRRRTIIVEKKNGSYGFTLQSYGIHYRKEQEVEVITYVDYVEYDGPAYRAGMREGDVILSINGYDMEKTEHKDLVNFIKNCDNRMRMVVLFEDCCRKVELHLKYIQLQDLLKCKMADLERVCLRERELLEGKWKTHSLPARKKATVSAADGDADPGSTTDVESGPSGPSFCRPAASTEDVKKLLRQKTYIVPPPAQFMLAYHCLDSNYRYVIHPSQSQPACEGDTEYTGTHQNTTGKLCKDHAQHMMRGASLDSSNIGSGGCKQQTRGDSGASPTKSLHNYDTKGSSKGGGSGGRRNHLHGHSCNPCIGHFLRGGSSEKHRGGGATDKDNTSLDAYDLASPCCDSHCVPSRRKSKHHKDHHHHKHKHRDRDRESRDGDRKGNDRIPRPKSQPHISPQSQPNYLYRHKDKHDHHHTKVYDLNASLASHCSLHSCTSSEFNATATSAAENPSPASYSTSISTDTLYWEPHSESTTASSGGSLHKKPPAGSGSGGGGVVGSTLGRPAHTHQHHYYIQKYVHPQHHPGAAGTQHPQQQQQQQQQQLAIYPIAPLAAAVHKPKSWDNLAMKGYGGYGYGYGYIEVPTKPTATGHQLAPTQTRTQTTITIQHRNSIPKKNGYERYSAAFVDVENYAPPPTQFLHETLTTTTTTITTKSTENLLAAAYNRSDSSLGQCECHETVPLVPASGATASICGGCSAGGGQPNASGVGGGGTVELIHDKSGYYSSLGHGAARDGGKKSISNLTEIARL; from the exons aTGAATCCCGACCGGAACAGCCGGAAGTATCGCTCCGGAAACAATCTGTACAGCGATGATGAGCTGGAATTATCATCG TCCCAGGTACTGGAGAAGGTGAAACCGGACCGTGTTACTTCCACGAAACCGGATGAGGATCGACGGCGCCGTACGATCatcgtggagaagaagaatggcTCGTACGGATTCACGCTCCAGAGCTACGGCATCCACTAccggaaggagcaggaggtggaggtgaTCACGTACGTCGATTACGTGGAGTACGATGGGCCCGCGTACCGGGCCGGGATGCGCGAGGGCGACGTCATTCTATCGATCAATGGCTACGATATGGAGAAAACCGAACACAAGGATCTGGTTAACTTCATCAAAAACTGTGATAATCGGAtgcgaatggtggtgctgtttgaGGATTGCTGCCGTAAG GTGGAGCTACATCTGAAGTACATCCAGCTGCAGGATCTGCTCAAGTGCAAGATGGCCGACTTGGAGCGTGTTTGTCTGCGGGAACGGGAGCTGCTCGAGGGCAAATGGAAAACGCACAGTCTGCCGGCTCGGAAGAAGGCCACGGTGAGTGCGGCCGATGGCGACGCCGATCCGGGCTCGACGACTGATGTCGAGAGTGGACCGTCGGGGCCATCCTTCTGCCGACCGGCTGCCTCGACCGAGGACGTCAAGAAGCTGCTACGCCAAAAGACGTACATCGTCCCGCCGCCGGCACAGTTCATGTTGGCCTATCAT TGCCTGGATAGCAACTATCGCTACGTCATTCATCCGTCACAGTCACAGCCGGCCTGTGAGGGAGACACCGAGTATACCGGAACGCACCAGAACACCACCGGTAAGCTGTGTAAGGATCACGCCCAGCATATGATGCGTGGTGCATCGCTTGATAGCAGTAACATTGGGAGTGGTGGCTGCAAGCAGCAGACCCGTGGTGACTCGGGAGCATCACCGACGAAGAGTCTTCACAACTACGACACCAAGGGTAGCTCCAAAGGAGGGGGTTCAGGTGGGCGAAGGAACCATCTACATGGCCATTCGTGTAATCCCTGCATCGGGCACTTCCTgcgtggtggtagtagtgagAAGCATCGTGGTGGCGGGGCCACCGACAAGGACAATACCAGCTTGGATGCGTACGATCTGGCCAGCCCGTGCTGCGATTCGCATTGTGTGCCGTCGCGCCGCAAGTCCAAGCACCAcaaagaccatcatcatcacaagcacaaacaccgggaccgggatcggGAGTCAAGAGATGGTGATCGTAAGGGTAATGATCGCATCCCGCGTCCCAAGTCACAGCCACACATTTCACCGCAGTCACAGCCAAACTATCTTTATCGCCATAAAGACAAGCAC GATCACCACCATACGAAGGTGTACGACCTGAACGCTAGTCTCGCCAGCCACTGTAGTCTGCATTCGTGCACCTCGAGCGAGTTCAACGCGACGGCCACATCGGCGGCCGAAAATCCTTCGCCTGCCTCATACAGCACCTCGATCAGTACCGATACGCTGTACTGGGAACCGCACAGTGAGTCAACGACGGCCTCTTCCGGTGGCTCGTTGCACAAGAAGCCACCGGCGGGCAGTGGGTCCGGTGGGGGCGGAGTCGTTGGTAGCACACTGGGCCGTCCAGCGCACACCCATCAGCATCACTACTATATCCAGAAGTATGTCCACCCCCAACATCATCCGGGGGCTGCCGGTACTCAGcacccccagcagcagcagcagcagcaacagcagcagctggccatcTATCCGATCGCTCCGTTGGCCGCAGCGGTGCACAAACCCAAATCCTGGGACAATCTCGCTATGAAAGGGTACGGTGGGTACGGGTATGGTTACGGATACATAGAGGTACCGACGAAACCGACGGCCACTGGCCATCAGCTGGCACCGACTCAAACGCGCACCCAGACAACGATCACCATCCAGCACCGGAACTCGATCCCGAAGAAGAACGGTTACGAGCGCTATTCGGCCGCCTTCGTCGATGTGGAGAACTATGCCCCACCACCGACCCAGTTTCTGCATGAAACGCttaccacgaccacgacgacgatcacaaCGAAATCGACCGAGAATCTGCTGGCGGCCGCATACAATCGTTCCGATTCGAGTCTGGGACAGTGCGAGTGCCACGAGACGGTACCGCTCGTACCGGCGAGTGGTGCGACAGCCAGTATCTGTGGTGGCTGTTCTGCCGGTGGAGGTCAGCCAAATGCATCCGGCGTGGGCGGAGGTGGTACGGTTGAGCTGATACACGATAAGTCTGGATATTACTCGAGCCTAGGACACGGCGCTGCTAGAGATGGTGGAAAGAAATCCATCTCCAATCTGACGGAAATTGCGCGACTGTAG
- the LOC125954579 gene encoding chromosome-associated kinesin KIF4A-like, whose amino-acid sequence MSASGGRMSNNPECVMVAVRIRPMAPSEEGRGCQSVVEISPPNEPQVVICGGRTKSDIFTYNYAFAPDASQALLYERSVAPVLGKLYEGYNVTILAYGQTGSGKTYTMGTDFSGDMVENAGVIPRAILDIFRKVEETDGSISTSCSFVELYQENVYDLLSEKNTATERQTVEIREMASGIVVLQGLTEIPVRSVAETFDCLVRGSSGRMVRATAMNAVSSRSHSIFTITLQQPSTEDPKSLLTSKFHLVDLAGSERSKKTKTTGDGFREGVKINQGLLALGNVISALGTAVTTGSNNHVPYRDSKLTRLLQDSLGGNSYTLMIACVSPADYNLNETISTLRYADRVRKIKNKPIVNQDPHLAKIKQLEAIIQDLRMEILTLKGGDSSMAVASEFRVPKVPSTSARPSGAVGPPPKRPTLAASAINSSSSMPSDGAPNGVRKSALQELLDKNQLLQAQLQAMAQDLATNEMRALAAEKTLEMLDEKVDDDKDIREHLGSILSTYHEEMVALGMTEPPVTAGTVGDPASQRPSIASSVLNSASSEPEPIDMPLTEDGQKRSDNHTQQQIRLHKELRQLNMELKLKEELHRRCMGNIAAVQSNGPAQQQMAEVLAEYQLTITTLEQQLAELNGQLENTKAIDKRSKLSEERRKKVQQLEAQLSELRTKSMRQAKLLKLKEKDAQRIETLSTEIQSMKATRVKLLKTMRAESDSFRKWRLTHEKEICQLKAKDRKRQNELQTMESMYAKQKKIMQRKMEETIAVNKRLKAALDRRQQRNDGKGGTGPTGDRSMLRGTEAIRWIEQELELLYSMVEASDTLEVLMEQRTQHAAKLAGLKASKSKDPATIEEIHQCEKEMALRNAQISDLQQRGHDIDGQLVLFSKALDTLPEKREAYRRLLAASVADRKQLSGLRFQLVECQAANECLEESLAQLRTDQQQTEQQYAVQVAELEKAYEDKLALLLLHQQQRTPARKQKTAEGEEETEQALQQQEETETGQQQHTDNNNVLVEAIERIEMLRNELELHKEANRLLQRQLTATKEMLAASNVPRVSGNRKPKPKVLSYVTKQEEEDEEDEEEEDDDDDDDDMDELERERDPDFRGTPISKRRKMSTVSLVQSQRSIDSDTNETSNSSGTGPHCTCTGNCSTMRCGCRKSGLSCQSSSCKCPENCANKALESISEDTPSTTEDEKENTFAISGGDGDSRNLLEMLCTPKQNKRAAEMDILTYVSAHRKLKPLLND is encoded by the exons ATGTCCGCCAGCGGTGGCAGGATGTCGAACAACCCGGAAtgtgtgatggtggcggtgcggaTTCGCCCGATGGCACCGTCGGAAGAGGGACGGGGATGCCAGAGTGTGGTCGAGATATCACCACCGAACGAGCCGCAAGTGGTCATCTGCGGAGGGCGCACCAAATCGGACATCTTCACGTACAACTACGCGTTCGCGCCGGACGCATCGCAGGCCCTACTCTACGAGCGATCGGTGGCCCCGGTGCTGGGGAAGCTGTACGAGGGTTACAACGTAACGATCCTTGCGTACGGTCAAACCGGATCGGGCAAAACCTACACGATGGGAACGGACTTCAGTGGCGATATGGTGGAGAATGCGGGTGTCATTCCACGCGCCATCCTGGACATCTTTCGGAAGGTGGAAGAAACGGACGGTAGCATCAGCACGAGCTGTTCCTTCGTCGAGCTCTATCAGGAGAACGTGTACGATCTGCTGTCGGAGAAGAATACCGCGACTGAACGGCAAACGGTCGAAATTCGTGAGATGGCCAGTGGAATCGTTGTCCTGCAGGGGTTGACCGAGATCCCCGTTCGGAGCGTAGCGGAAACGTTCGATTGTTTGGTGCGAGGCTCGTCCGGTCGGATGGTGCGAGCGACGGCGATGAATGCCGTCTCGAGCCGTAGCCACTCGATCTTCACCATCACGCTGCAGCAACCGTCGACCGAAGATCCCAAGTCATTGCTTACCTCCAAGTTTCATCTCGTCGATCTGGCCGGTTCGGAGCGctcgaagaaaacgaaaacgacggGCGATGGGTTCCGGGAAGGTGTGAAGATCAACCAGGGACTGTTGGCACTGGGCAATGTCATCTCCGCGCTCGGTACGGCCGTTACCACGGGCTCCAACAATCACGTGCCTTATCGGGACTCAAAGCTGACGCGTTTGCTCCAGGATTCACTCGGAGGCAATTCGTACACGCTGATGATCGCTTGCGTTTCGCCGGCTGACTACAATCTGAACGAAACGATCAGCACACTTAGGTATGCAGATCGGGTTCGAAAGATCAAGAACAAACCGATCGTGAATCAGGATCCGCACCTGGCGAAGATCAAGCAGTTGGAAGCGATCATTCAGGATTTACGCATGGAAATATTGACGCTCAAAGGAGGTGATAGCTCAATGGCCGTCGCGTCCGAGTTTAGGGTACCCAAGGTACCGTCAACTTCAGCCCGACCATCCGGGGCTGTTGGACCGCCTCCGAAACGTCCAACGCTTGCGGCATCTGCGATCAATTCCTCATCTTCCATGCCGAGCGATGGAGCACCAAACGGAGTTCGCAAGTCAGCGTTACAAGAGTTACTAGATAagaaccagctgctgcaggcACAGCTACAAGCGATGGCTCAGGATCTGGCCACCAACGAGATGCGTGCATTAGCCGCCGAGAAAACGCTTGAAATGCTTGATGAGAAGGTCGATGATGATAAAGACATACGGGAACATCTCGGAAGCATACTGAGTACGTACCACGAGGAGATGGTTGCACTCGGTATGACGGAACCACCGGTCACTGCTGGTACGGTGGGTgatcctgccagccagcggccatcGATTGCCTCGTCCGTCCTTAACTCAGCGTCCTCAGAACCCGAACCCATCGATATGCCACTCACCGAGGATGGCCAGAAACGCTCGGATAATCATACGCAGCAACAGATCCGGCTGCACAAGGAGCTACGTCAGCTCAATATGGAGCTTAAGCTCAAGGAGGAACTGCATCGGCGCTGCATGGGTAATATTGCGGCCGTCCAGAGCAATGGGCCCGCCCAGCAGCAGATGGCGGAGGTACTGGCCGAATACCAACTAACCATTACCACACTGGAGCAGCAACTGGCCGAGCTCAACGGGCAGCTCGAAAACACGAAGGCCATCGACAAAAGATCGAAACTCTCGGAAGAGCGTCGCAAGAAGGTGCAACAGCTCGAGGCGCAGCTTAGTGAGCTGCGCACGAAGAGTATGCGCCAGGCGAAGCTGTTGAAGCTGAAGGAAAAAGATGCGCAGCGCATCGAAACGCTGAGCACGGAGATCCAATCGATGAAGGCAACGCgcgtgaagctgctgaaaacgATGCGCGCCGAAAGCGATAGCTTCCGCAAATGGCGACTTACGCACGAGAAGGAGATCTGCCAGCTGAAGGCGAAGGATCGTAAACGGCAGAATGAGCTGCAAACGATGGAATCGATGTACgccaagcagaagaagatcaTGCAGCGTAAGATGGAAGAAACGATTGCGGTGAACAAGCGGCTGAAGGCAGCGCTCGATCGTCGCCAGCAGCGCAATGATGGAAAAGGTGGCACCGGGCCCACCGGTGATCGGTCGATGCTGCGCGGTACCGAAGCGATCCGCTGGATCGAgcaggagctggagctgctgtACAGCATGGTCGAAGCATCGGACACGCTAGAGGTGCTGATGGAACAGCGAACGCAGCATGCCGCGAAGCTGGCTGGTCTGAAGGCCTCCAAAAGCAAAGATCCGGCCACAATCGAGGAGATTCACCAgtgcgagaaagagatggcACTACGGAATGCTCAGATTAGTGATCTACAGCAGCGTGGTCACGATATCGACGGGCAGCTCGTGTTGTTCAGCAAGGCGCTCGATACGTTGCCCGAGAAACGGGAAGCCTATCGGCGCCTACTGGCGGCGAGCGTCGCTGATCGTAAGCAACTAAGCGGGCTACGCTTCCAGCTGGTCGAGTGTCAGGCGGCGAATGAGTGTCTCGAGGAATCGCTGGCTCAGCTGCgcaccgatcagcagcaaaccgagcaACAGTATGCGGTACAGGTGGCCGAGCTTGAAAAAGCTTACGAGGATAAGCTGgccttgctgttgctccatcagcaacaacgcaCTCCAGCtaggaagcaaaaaacagccgagggcgaagaagaaacagagcAGGCGCTGCAACAGCAAGAAGAGACTgaaaccggccagcagcagcacaccgacaacaacaatgtgCTGGTCGAGGCAATCGAACGGATCGAGATGCTACGCAACGAACTGGAACTCCACAAGGAGGCCAATCGTCTGCTGCAGCGCCAACTCACCGCTACTAAGGAGATGCTGGCGGCCAGCAACGTACCCCGGGTGTCCGGCAATCGGAAACCCAAACCAAAAGTGCTTAGCTATGTGACGaaacaggaagaagaggatgaagaggacgaggaggaagaagatgacgatgatgacgatgacgatatgGATGAGTTGGAGCGCGAGCGTGATCCGGACTTCCGTGGAACGCCCATTAGCAAAAGGCGAAAG ATGAGTACCGTTTCGTTGGTTCAATCGCAGCGTTCCATCGATAGTGATACGAATGAAACGTCCAACAGTAGCGGCACGGGACCGCACTGCACCTGCACCGGTAACTGCTCAACGATGCGCTGCGGTTGCCGAAAGTCTGGTCTCTCCTGTCAGTCCAGTTCTTGTAAGTGTCCGGAAAACTGTGCCAACAAGGCGCTGGAATCGATCTCCGAAGACACACCGTCTACCACAGAGGACGAAAAGGAGAACACATTTGCCATCtctggcggtgacggtgacagtAGGAACCTACTGGAGATGCTCTGCACTCCTAAGCAGAACAAAAG GGCCGCAGAAATGGACATTCTAACGTACGTGTCGGCGCACAGAAAGCTGAAACCGCTGCTCAATGACTAA
- the LOC125954672 gene encoding U6 snRNA-associated Sm-like protein LSm5 encodes MAQTSVANQSTLLPLELVDKCIGSRIHIIMKNDKEIVGTLLGFDDFVNMLLEDVTEYENTPEGRRITKLDQILLNGNNITMLVPGSSGDLPEAS; translated from the exons ATGGCGCAAACTAGCGTTGCAAATCAATCGACACTTCTGCCTCTTG AACTGGTCGACAAGTGTATCGGCTCACGGATACACATCATCATGAAGAACGATAAGGAAATCGTTGGTACGCTGCTAGGGTTCGATGACTTCGTCAATATGCTGCTAGAAGACGTGACGGAGTACGAGAACACcccggaaggaagaagaataaCGAAGCTGGACCAGATTCTGctcaacggcaacaacatcaCGATG CTCGTACCCGGTTCCAGCGGAGATCTGCCGGAAGCTTCGTAG
- the LOC125954652 gene encoding uncharacterized protein LOC125954652 produces MSSMGAESLLAVVLFLSGAIVTGHPVGHQDATGLDAALSNIANSVVVVHDETVQPANESDSSELHLHSANAIPSLQHIALMDEVPHILAGVETTVFTNGTDSKSVIELTVLPVGSNSSSSIADEETPKDEEDEKDEEHTTELFMTTTTTAEESVETTTELETEAFTTVEAVTRGAQNVTSVTVITVLHSEQGGQEKEEEIKETIKEVEAMPVILTVGV; encoded by the exons ATGTCGTCAATGGGTGCAGAATCACTGCTTGCC GTCGTGCTGTTCTTGTCCGGTGCCATTGTGACCGGACATCCTGTCGGCCATCAAGATGCAACCGGACTTGATGCCGCCCTGAGTAACATAGCGAATAGTGTGGTCGTGGTGCATGATGAAACCGTGCAGCCTGCAAACGAATCGGATTCATCGGAGCTACATCTCCATTCGGCCAACGCAATTCCATCGTTGCAGCATATTGCGCTGATGGATGAAGTGCCCCACATTCTAGCTGGCGTGGAAACAACGGTATTTACCAATGGAACCGATTCGAAGAGCGTCATAGAGCTGACCGTTTTGCCCGTGGGCAGCAATTCGTCTAGCAGTATCGCAGATGAGGAGACGCCGAAGGACGAAGAGGATGAAAAAGACGAAGAGCATACCACTGAGCTcttcatgacgacgacgacgacggcggaagAGTCCGTTGAGACTACCACCGAGCTGGAAACGGAAGCCTTCACCACGGTCGAGGCGGTAACACGAGGTGCCCAGAACGTCACCTCGGTGACGGTCATCACAGTTCTTCACAGCGAACAGGGCggccaggagaaggaggaggaaatcaAGGAAACGATCAAGGAAGTGGAAGCGATGCCCGTCATACTGACCGTAGGGGTGTAG